A window of Haliscomenobacter hydrossis DSM 1100 contains these coding sequences:
- a CDS encoding VapE domain-containing protein, whose translation MNNFTVSIYRGATGSNKTQQFEGIEVVWNRMIDPNNSILIEWTNKLLAAKGTDDFKKMKETESPAFIIGKFPERKNNACQEYIPLLGFDVDAIGFEAIVEEYIKQLRECPFVRAAYPSPSRTGLRIFVECESTPDTHKTYYEAISAYLSDFLGIPTDKHIRKELSVQGLNKTDIDAEIKRREHLDSSTSNLARLWFYAHVPADLFYHNPHSHVFTLEQAPQKEQRPIKKTTQPHAAPLTDSHKIELCMNKVNRQNIPGGRNNFVFAAACEMARFGVENEIALANLLQYEENGFDQEEIKKTVESAFKSKSREYSDQQILSYASKIEPGSTVAAMLTQNTVQAIEADQVSDDDEEDNQGESESAEKSKFMRIKKYISNRYEFRRNLVSLDIEARRKSKSSTWKPLNENDLFCELMEVGFTGVEGPVIALIKSSFVQDYDPFQEYFQSLPKWTPQDTDYIKLLASYVEAIDKVWFEKQFKKMLVRTVACAIGRIPFNKHCFVLKSGQNDGKSSFIRFLCPPQLSDYMTDFIDMESKDGRIALCQNYLINLDELSVFSKSDVKKAKALFTIEKIKERLPYDRKASTIKRRASFIASTNEDEFLVDETGNVRWLVFEIKGVRHENGGPNGYNAKVKIDQVYSQAYSLLLSGFEMHLSKDEIAKSERNNQSYQVATVEQELIQKYFAPASKEEEGCEFMTATEIMSALQENIKTTLYKVPVGRALKVLAFEKTQRHDRRTNYQVKGYYVRRLSNVPED comes from the coding sequence ATGAATAATTTTACTGTTTCTATCTATCGGGGCGCTACAGGAAGCAATAAAACCCAACAATTTGAAGGCATTGAAGTGGTTTGGAACCGGATGATTGATCCCAATAATAGCATACTCATTGAATGGACAAATAAGCTGTTGGCGGCTAAGGGTACTGATGATTTCAAGAAGATGAAGGAAACAGAATCACCTGCCTTTATTATCGGAAAATTCCCCGAACGGAAAAACAATGCTTGTCAGGAATACATTCCTTTGTTAGGCTTTGATGTTGATGCTATTGGCTTTGAGGCCATTGTAGAAGAATACATCAAACAATTGCGTGAATGCCCTTTTGTACGTGCGGCCTACCCTAGCCCTAGCCGTACGGGGTTGCGCATCTTCGTAGAGTGTGAATCCACGCCGGACACACATAAAACCTACTACGAGGCTATAAGCGCTTACCTGAGCGACTTTTTGGGCATTCCCACAGACAAACACATCCGTAAAGAATTAAGTGTGCAAGGGCTAAATAAAACCGACATCGATGCGGAAATCAAACGCAGGGAGCATTTAGACAGTAGTACCTCCAATCTAGCCCGCTTGTGGTTCTATGCTCATGTTCCAGCAGATCTATTTTACCACAATCCGCACAGCCATGTCTTTACGCTGGAGCAAGCGCCCCAAAAGGAACAAAGGCCAATTAAAAAGACCACCCAACCACATGCAGCACCTTTGACCGATTCACACAAAATTGAATTGTGCATGAACAAAGTTAACAGGCAGAACATCCCTGGAGGTCGCAACAACTTTGTCTTTGCCGCAGCTTGCGAAATGGCTCGCTTTGGCGTAGAAAATGAAATCGCTTTGGCCAACTTACTTCAGTACGAAGAAAATGGCTTTGACCAGGAGGAAATAAAGAAAACGGTTGAGAGTGCCTTCAAAAGTAAAAGCAGAGAGTACAGCGATCAGCAGATATTGAGTTATGCCAGTAAAATAGAGCCTGGATCTACGGTAGCAGCCATGTTGACTCAAAACACTGTACAAGCTATTGAAGCTGACCAGGTCAGCGATGATGATGAAGAGGACAATCAAGGGGAAAGCGAAAGTGCTGAAAAGTCGAAGTTCATGCGGATTAAAAAATACATTTCCAACCGATATGAATTCCGCCGCAACCTGGTCAGCTTGGATATTGAAGCCCGACGTAAAAGCAAAAGCTCGACCTGGAAGCCGCTCAACGAAAATGACCTTTTTTGTGAATTGATGGAAGTAGGCTTTACAGGTGTTGAAGGTCCCGTCATCGCCTTGATCAAGTCTAGCTTTGTACAAGATTATGATCCATTCCAGGAATACTTCCAATCCTTACCTAAGTGGACACCACAGGATACAGACTATATTAAGCTATTGGCCAGCTATGTTGAAGCTATTGATAAGGTATGGTTTGAAAAGCAGTTCAAAAAGATGCTTGTACGAACGGTCGCCTGTGCAATTGGGCGCATTCCGTTTAACAAACATTGTTTCGTTTTGAAGAGTGGCCAAAACGACGGTAAGAGTTCCTTTATTCGTTTCCTCTGCCCTCCTCAATTGTCGGACTACATGACCGACTTCATTGATATGGAATCAAAAGATGGCCGCATTGCCCTTTGCCAAAACTACCTCATCAACCTGGATGAGCTCTCAGTTTTTTCCAAAAGTGACGTCAAGAAAGCCAAGGCGCTTTTCACCATTGAAAAGATCAAAGAGCGCCTTCCTTACGACCGCAAAGCGTCAACCATCAAGCGCCGGGCTTCCTTCATTGCCAGCACCAACGAAGACGAATTTTTGGTGGATGAAACGGGTAACGTTCGATGGTTGGTTTTTGAAATCAAAGGTGTTCGGCATGAAAACGGAGGCCCAAATGGCTACAATGCCAAGGTTAAAATTGATCAGGTGTACAGCCAAGCGTATAGCCTCTTATTGTCAGGTTTTGAGATGCACTTGAGCAAAGACGAGATCGCCAAATCAGAGCGTAACAATCAGAGTTACCAGGTCGCTACCGTTGAGCAAGAATTGATTCAAAAATACTTTGCTCCAGCTTCCAAGGAAGAGGAAGGCTGTGAATTTATGACCGCTACGGAAATCATGTCGGCGCTCCAGGAGAATATAAAGACCACACTCTACAAAGTCCCAGTTGGACGGGCTCTCAAGGTTTTAGCCTTTGAAAAGACCCAGCGGCACGATCGAAGAACGAACTACCAGGTGAAAGGCTATTATGTACGCAGGCTCTCCAATGTTCCAGAAGATTGA
- a CDS encoding excisionase family DNA-binding protein, with protein sequence MTEEQNEQKLLLTRKQLAGELKVSIPTIDRWIKIRAVPFYKMGRKVLFDLQEVLKYRSGYGKLIRISPDSSPTSNAA encoded by the coding sequence ATGACTGAAGAACAAAATGAGCAGAAGCTATTGCTTACTAGAAAGCAGTTAGCAGGGGAATTGAAAGTGTCAATTCCAACTATCGATCGCTGGATCAAAATTCGCGCTGTCCCTTTTTATAAGATGGGACGCAAGGTTCTTTTTGATTTACAGGAAGTTCTGAAATACCGAAGCGGTTATGGCAAACTGATCAGAATTTCCCCGGACTCTTCACCAACTTCTAATGCCGCGTAG